From the genome of Candidozyma auris chromosome 2, complete sequence, one region includes:
- the CDC5 gene encoding polo kinase CDC5, with translation MSIRSQPLQPLNNGVLNKATNLTPVKTSRRKEYDLYHNQNYHRDNQQQQHNIQAHVHHQVHHVPSNLEAHAHQQQEKPKKKKEKLSALCKTPPSIVRTRSGIDYRRGNFLGEGGFARCFQMRDASGKIYAAKTVAKASIKNEKTKTKLLSEIKIHKSLKHFNIVNFVDCFEDDVNVYILLEICPNQSLMELLKTRKRVSEPEVRYFMVQIIGAVKYLHSRRVIHRDLKLGNIFFDPDMNLKIGDFGLASVLPSVDSRKYTICGTPNYIAPEVLGGKTTGHSFEVDIWAIGIMMYALLIGKPPFQAKDVNVIYERIKKTDYTFPPDKKISDEAKQLIQDLLSLNPLNRPSIHEILDYPWFKGPFPSKTTEDALTATPHGMGELSRAQSALNFANAKTRAGIYTPKSKNPVEILKSDLQSDQPRTVLPQSLSPGDTRLKYQEISVPTNLMSAPRSTMRKFNFHSKFNKTIPKLDLCLQETANTIRRLMEVTRERTMSDLDVRELPTCENPTLISKWVDYSNKYGFSYQLNNDDIGVLFNDENTILKLHDSESFFELIYHENEGWACIESSVSNPPTQAKRQLEIVDFFAKYMNTSLSKVSENESRKEVVFLRRYTRNSDYIMFEMTNGNFQFNFKDHHKLCISKNGLAVSHVSPNRVIQTHPLVLVLKQGNFPSTEMPHCLEKIAMIEKAMRDKIPK, from the coding sequence ATGAGCATCAGGTCCCAGCCCTTGCAACCGCTCAACAACGGCGTTCTTAACAAGGCCACCAACTTGACCCCAGTCAAAACCCtgagaaggaaagaatACGACCTATACCACAACCAGAACTACCACAGGGAcaaccagcagcagcaacacAATATTCAAGCTCACGTACAccatcaagttcatcatGTTCCCTCCAATTTAGAGGCCCACGCCCACcagcaacaagagaagcccaagaagaagaaagagaagctctcAGCACTTTGTAAGACACCACCATCGATTGTAAGAACAAGAAGCGGCATTGACTACCGCCGAGGCAACTTTTTGGGCGAAGGTGGGTTTGCCCGTTGTTTCCAGATGAGAGATGCTCTGGGCAAGATCTATGCCGCCAAAACGGTAGCCAAGGCGCtgatcaagaacgaaaAGACAAAGACTAAGCTCTTGCTGGAAATCAAGATCCATAAGTCGCTTAAACACTTCAACATCGTCAATTTCGTCGACTGCTTCGAGGACGACGTCAATGTCTACATCCTATTGGAGATTTGTCCCAATCAATCGCTCatggagctcttgaagactAGAAAAAGAGTCTCAGAGCCCGAGGTGCGTTATTTCATGGTCCAGATCATTGGCGCAGTCAAGTACTTGCATTCTCGTCGTGTGATTCACAGGGATTTGAAGCTCGGAAACATCTTTTTCGATCCAGAcatgaatttgaaaattgGTGATTTCGGATTGGCCTCGGTATTGCCCAGCGTCGACTCCAGAAAGTACACCATCTGCGGCACCCCTAATTACATCGCTCCCGAGGTGCTCGGAGGTAAAACCACGGGACACTCTTTTGAAGTCGATATCTGGGCCATTGGTATCATGATGTACGCTTTGCTCATTGGCAAGCCCCCTTTCCAAGCTAAAGACGTGAATGTCATCTACGAGCGCATCAAGAAAACAGATTATACTTTCCCGCCTGACAAGAAAATCTCCGACGAGGCCAAGCAGTTGATTCAGGATTTGTTGAGTTTAAATCCATTGAACAGACCGTCCATCCATGAGATTTTGGATTATCCTTGGTTCAAGGGACCATTCCCCTCCAAAACCACTGAGGACGCCTTGACGGCCACTCCTCATGGTATGGGAGAGCTCTCTCGTGCTCAGAGTGCCCTCAATTTTGCTAATGCCAAAACTAGAGCTGGAATCTACACGCCCAAGTCGAAGAACCCAGTGGAGATCTTAAAACTGGACTTACAATCCGACCAACCTCGCACTGTCTTGCCTCAATCGTTGTCTCCTGGTGACACCCGCCTTAAATATCAGGAGATATCTGTGCCTACAAACTTAATGAGTGCCCCAAGAAGTACCATGAGAAAGTTCAACTTTCACTCAAAGTTCAACAAAACTATTCCGAAGTTGGACCTCTGTCTTCAGGAGACAGCTAATACCATTCGCCGCCTAATGGAGGTGACTAGAGAGAGAACTATGTCGGATTTGGATGTGAGAGAGCTCCCTACATGCGAGAACCCAACTCTCATCTCTAAATGGGTCGACTACTCTAACAAATACGGTTTCTCATACCAGTTAAATAATGACGACATTGGTGTTCTTTTCAACGACGAGAACACTATTCTTAAACTTCACGATAGTGAATCATTCTTTGAATTGATTTATCACGAGAATGAAGGCTGGGCATGCATCGAAAGCTCAGTGTCCAACCCTCCCACACAGGCAAAGAGACAgcttgaaattgttgattTCTTCGCCAAATACATGAACACCAGCTTGTCAAAAGTCAGTGAAAATGAACTGCGCAAGGAGGTTGTTTTCTTAAGGCGATACACAAGGAACAGCGATTACATCATGTTTGAGATGACCAACGGAAACTTCCAattcaatttcaaagaCCACCACAAGCTTTGCATATCTAAGAACGGGCTCGCTGTATCGCACGTTCTGCCTAATAGAGTGATCCAAACGCACCCACTAGTGCTAGTGTTGAAGCAGGGTAACTTTCCTCTGACAGAGATGCCACattgtttggagaagataGCCATGATCGAAAAAGCCATGAGGGACAAGATTCCCAAGTAA
- the NUC2 gene encoding Nuc2p — protein MLPIPTLARVASRSLKVANASRLFSSMSPLRAGASEEPVKPFTNALGKSAQRVTPEGNIFEKTTFTEAMDEVDMTWGRDDDPLKVEKQNTKIRHFTINFGPQHPAAHGVLRLILELHGEEIVRADPHVGLLHRGTEKLIESKTYMQALPYFDRLDYVSMMTNELVFSLAVEKLLNVEVPLRAKYIRTLFGEITRILNHCMSVLSHIMDVGGLTPFLWGFEEREKLMEFYERVSGARLHAAYVRPGGVSQDLPAGLLDDIHMWATQFGDRVDEVEELVTDNRIWHARTKDVGVVTAEDALNYSCSGPMLRGSGIPFDVRKSQPYDAYDLVDFDVPVGMNGDCFDRYLIRMAEFRQSLRIIEQCCNDMPEGPVKVEDYKISPPPRDLMKEDMEALIHHFLLFTKGYAVPPGETYTAIEAPKGEMGVYVVSDGTERPYRCKIRAPGFAHLGAFDHISRGNLLADAVAIIGTMDLVFGEVDR, from the coding sequence ATGCTTCCAATTCCTACTTTGGCCCGGGTCGCTAGCAGGAGCTTGAAAGTGGCTAATGCATCGAGGTTGTTCTCCAGCATGTCTCCATTGAGAGCAGGAGCCTCCGAAGAGCCTGTTAAACCTTTCACAAATGCTTTGGGTAAGTCTGCTCAACGAGTCACTCCCGAAGGTAATATCTTTGAAAAGACAACGTTCACAGAAGCCATGGACGAAGTTGATATGACTTGGGGAAGAGACGATGATCCTTTGAAAGTTGAGAAACAAAATACCAAAATCAGACATTTCACCATCAACTTCGGTCCTCAACACCCAGCCGCTCACGGTGTGTTGAGATTGATTTTGGAGTTGCACGGTGAAGAAATCGTGAGAGCTGACCCTCATGTCGGTTTGCTTCACAGAGGtacagagaagttgataGAGTCTAAGACGTACATGCAAGCTTTGCCATATTTTGATCGTTTGGACTATGTGTCGATGATGACCAACGAGTTGGTGTTCTCTTTAGCGGTGGAAAAGTTGTTGAATGTCGAAGTACCTTTGAGAGCCAAGTATATTCGTACCTTATTTGGTGAAATTACTAGAATCTTGAATCACTGTATGTCTGTGTTATCGCATATTATGGATGTCGGTGGTTTGACTCCCTTCTTGTGGggctttgaagaaagagaaaagtTGATGGAATTCTATGAAAGAGTGTCCGGTGCCAGATTGCATGCTGCCTACGTGAGACCCGGTGGTGTTTCTCAGGACTTGCCAGCTGGTTTGTTGGATGACATCCACATGTGGGCAACTCAGTTCGGTGAcagagttgatgaagtggagGAGTTAGTCACCGATAACCGTATTTGGCACGCCAGAACCAAGGACGTTGGTGTTGTCACTGCCGAGGATGCCTTGAACTATTCCTGCTCTGGTCCTATGCTTAGAGGTTCCGGTATTCCATTTGACGTGAGAAAGTCTCAGCCATACGACGCATACGATTTGGTCGACTTCGACGTGCCTGTCGGTATGAATGGTGATTGTTTCGATCGTTACTTGATCAGAATGGCTGAATTCAGACAAAGTTTGAGAATCATTGAGCAGTGCTGCAACGACATGCCCGAGGGCCCTGTTAAGGTGGAAGACTACAAAATCTCGCCACCACCAAgagatttgatgaaagaggATATGGAGGCCTTGATCCACCACTTCTTATTGTTCACTAAGGGCTACGCTGTTCCTCCAGGTGAGACGTACACCGCCATTGAGGCTCCTAAAGGTGAAATGGGTGTGTATGTTGTTTCCGACGGTACGGAAAGACCATACAGATGTAAGATCAGAGCGCCAGGTTTCGCTCACTTGGGTGCATTTGACCACATTTCGAGAGGTAACTTGTTGGCTGACGCAGTTGCCATCATTGGTACCATGGACTTGGTGTTCGGTGAGGTTGACCGCTAA
- a CDS encoding pheromone-regulated protein — protein MRLSILLLLASLVSAGPLPQKTGVIHRHHIHQRDDMPAVDTAKEDTKTTETGKTTETGKATETKETDKTDKTDKTDKTTETKKSDTKTSESKTTESNSKDSSSGSMPSMTSMPSMSSASSSSSSSTTSYSYSITVPPSVKTDGYSANPFVHKSSKPANLVFIIVGGVLGLILLLLVVFWLAFWLVSRRRARKDREVYLSNSYPRGLFSSSSSSLLLGDGASSVGEKSSSGWGSNSSVLMLHRQASSVTLDRQVPSQGRSYREMSGVESNRRNSMYISPVLEMMHGKSRSQMDLMRPESLYGLDSPYYDSPVESPIGNISQDAINTQPIESKEKKTSRPPSQLLDDLLGDSLDLTVDPDTRTEKN, from the coding sequence ATGAGACTCTCCATACTTCTTCTATTGGCGTCTCTTGTATCGGCAGGTCCGCTTCCCCAAAAGACTGGGGTAATACATCGTCATCATATCCACCAAAGGGACGACATGCCAGCGGTCGATACGGCAAAGGAAGATACAAAGACAACAGAAACGGGGAAAACCACGGAGACGGGAAAGGCAACTGAAACGAAAGAAACAGACAAGACAGACAAGACAGACAAGACAGACAAGACAACGGAGACGAAGAAGTCTGACACGAAAACTTCTGAGTCAAAGACAACGGAGTCCAATAGCAAAGACTCGTCATCTGGCCTGATGCCCTCAATGACACTGATGCCCCTGATGTCCCTGGCTCTGTCCCTGTCGCTGTCACTGACTACCCTGTACAGTTATTCTATAACCGTTCCACCTTCCGTCAAGACAGACGGTTATAGCGCCAACCCGTTTGTACACAAGTCGCTGAAACCTGCCAATCTAGTGTTTATTATAGTTGGCGGAGTATTGGGGCTCATACTTTTGCTACTAGTTGTCTTTTGGCTTGCTTTCTGGCTCGtaagcagaagaagagccaggAAAGATCGTGAAGTCTACCTCTCGAACAGCTATCCAAGGGGACTCTTCCTGCTGAGTCTGTCAAGCCTTCTTCTAGGCGACGGGGCGCTGTCAGTTGGCGAAAAATCTAGTTCCGGCTGGGGGTCCAATTCTTCTGTGCTCATGTTGCACCGCCAGGCACTGTCGGTCACTTTGGACAGGCAAGTGCCCTCGCAAGGAAGAAGCTACAGAGAGATGCTGGGGGTAGAAAGCAACAGAAGAAATTCCATGTACATTTCCCCCGTGCTAGAGATGATGCACGGGAAAAGTCGACTGCAAATGGATTTGATGCGTCCAGAGCTGCTCTACGGGCTCGATCTGCCGTACTATGACTCGCCAGTAGAGTCTCCGATCGGGAACATCTCACAGGATGCCATCAACACTCAACCGATAgagagcaaagaaaagaagacgCTGAGACCACCATCCCAGTTGCTAGACGATCTCCTTGGGGATTCTCTAGACCTTACTGTGGATCCAGATACGAGGACGGAGAAGAACTAG
- the TOP1 gene encoding DNA topoisomerase 1: MSDSEDVALSELSSRNGIKKEDEEMPLAQLNGNGNAKSRKRKHSEKSKDDHKDKKRKKEKKSSKEKVNNKVKDESISAPVTPKKTPKISKTPVSATSSPAPKKEDSVETDEGYKWWEDENFGEGDERWQTLEHNGVLFPPPYEPLPSYVKLYYEGKPVDLPPLAEEVAGYFAAMIETDHAKNPVFQQNFFNDFLQVLKEGGGYNVDIKEFSKCDFSKMAAFFEKQREEKKSMSKAEKQRIKEEKEKLEEPFKTCLMDGRRENVGNFRVEPPGLFRGRGAHPKTGKFKRRVFPEDITLNLGEGAPIPPPPEGHQWGGIRHDKTVVWLAMWRENISDTFKYVKLAANSSIKGISDMKKFETARKLKDHIERIRADYQKMLKDQFMQNRQIATATYLIDIFALRAGGEKGEDEADTVGCCSLRYEHVTLKPPNKVIFDFLGKDSIRFYQEVEVDRQVFKNLRIFKKEPKGPGDDLFDRITPTILNKHLQNYMKGLTAKVFRTYNASKTMQDQMDLISNEGTVAEKVVKYNAANRTVAILCNHQRTVSKNHEQAVKRINDKIRELEWQKIRLKKMILDIDETEKKDNPKYFEELDDLTNDEMNVIVERVIERQKDQAEKKWNRDNEKRKMEKEELLTKADLQEKLDKIEETRKDYLEEIKTGVVRATKGSSVSSLKSKVETVENRIVNTSYQLKDKEDNSEVSLGTSKMNYIDPRLTVVFAKKFNVPIEKLFTKTLRDKFNWAIESTDENWRF; encoded by the coding sequence ATGAGTGATAGCGAAGACGTGGCGCTCTCAGAGCTCTCATCGAGAAATGGAATTaaaaaggaagatgaagagatgCCATTGGCTCAGTTGAACGGGAATGGGAATGCCAAACTGCGTAAGCGGAAGCACTCAGAAAAGAGTAAAGACGATCacaaagacaagaagaggaaaaaggaaaagaagctgtcgaaggaaaaagtcaacaacaaggtgAAGGACGAATCAATATCTGCTCCCGTGACGCCAAAGAAGACGCCCAAAATTTCCAAGACACCTGTGTCTGCTACCTCATCTCCCGCACCCAAGAAGGAAGACTCTGTAGAGACAGACGAAGGGTACAAGTGGTGGGAGGATGAGAACTTTGGCGAGGGTGACGAGAGATGGCAGACTCTTGAGCACAACGGTGTTCTATTTCCGCCTCCTTACGAGCCTCTACCCAGCTACGTGAAGTTATACTACGAAGGAAAGCCAGTCGACTTGCCTCCACTTGCGGAGGAAGTGGCAGGATATTTTGCCGCTATGATCGAAACTGACCATGCTAAGAATCCAGTGTTCCAAcagaacttcttcaacgattTCCTTCaggttttgaaagaaggCGGTGGGTACAATGTAGACATCAAAGAGTTCAGCAAATGCGACTTCTCAAAGATGGCTGCGTTTTTCGAGAAACAACgagaggagaagaagagcatGAGCAAAGCTGAAAAACAACGaatcaaggaagagaaggagaaactAGAAGAGCCATTCAAGACTTGTCTCATGGATGGACGTAGAGAGAACGTTGGTAACTTCAGAGTTGAGCCTCCTGGCCTCTTCCGTGGTCGTGGTGCACACCCAAAGACAGGTAAATTCAAAAGGAGAGTTTTTCCTGAAGACATCACGCTCAATTTGGGAGAAGGTGCACCAATCCCCCCTCCCCCAGAGGGCCACCAATGGGGTGGCATCAGACACGATAAAACAGTGGTGTGGTTGGCCATGTGGCGTGAAAACATTTCAGACACTTTTAAGTACGTTaagttggctgcaaactccTCCATCAAAGGTATCTCCGATATGAAAAAGTTCGAAACTGCCaggaagctcaaggatCACATTGAGAGAATCAGAGCTGACTACCaaaagatgttgaaggaTCAGTTTATGCAAAATAGACAGATTGCAACAGCAACCTACTTGATTGATATTTTTGCGCTAAGAGCAGGCggagaaaaaggtgaagacGAAGCCGACACTGTCGGTTGTTGTTCACTCAGGTACGAGCATGTCACACTCAAACCACCTAACAAGGTGatttttgatttccttgGTAAAGACTCCATCAGATTTTACCAGGAAGTGGAAGTGGATCGTCAggtcttcaagaatttgcGAATTTTTAAGAAGGAGCCTAAGGGTCCCGGCGACGATTTGTTCGATCGTATCACACCAACTATATTGAACAAGCACTTGCAGAACTACATGAAGGGTCTTACCGCCAAGGTGTTCCGTACATATAATGCCTCGAAAACCATGCAAGATCAAATGGACTTGATCTCAAACGAAGGTACAGTGGCTGAAAAAGTCGTTAAATACAATGCGGCAAACAGAACCGTGGCTATCTTGTGTAATCACCAGCGTACGGTAAGCAAGAACCACGAACAAGCAGTGAAGCGCATCAACGACAAGATCAGGGAGCTAGAGTGGCAGAAAATTAgactcaagaagatgatcttGGATATTGATGAGactgaaaagaaagataaTCCCAAATATTTCGAGGAGCTTGACGATCTAACGAACGATGAGATGAATGTCATAGTTGAGCGTGTCATcgaaagacaaaaagacCAGGCTGAAAAGAAGTGGAACAGAGACAACGAAAAGCGcaagatggagaaggaggaatTGCTCACCAAAGCGGACTTGCAGGAAAAGCTTGATAAGATTGAGGAGACCAGGAAGGATTACCtagaagagatcaagaCTGGCGTTGTGAGAGCCACCAAGGGCTCTTCAGTCTCatcgttgaagagcaaagtTGAGACAGTGGAGAACAGAATTGTGAATACTAGCTACCAGCTCAAAGACAAAGAGGACAACTCAGAGGTCTCTTTGGGTACTTCGAAGATGAACTATATTGACCCACGTTTGACCGTGGTATTTGCGAAGAAGTTTAATGTTCcaattgagaagcttttcaCGAAAACACTCCGAGACAAGTTTAACTGGGCCATTGAGTCCACCGACGAGAATTGGCGGTTCTAA
- the RPB11 gene encoding DNA-directed RNA polymerase II core subunit RPB11, producing the protein MNAPDRFELFILPDGVEKIKIIPDTKVPNAAIIKIEREDHTLANLLRAQLAKDDKVIFAAYKVEHPLFANFVLRIQTEDDYTPRDALKNACSNLISELDILKTKFKDEWALKSLLNNDDY; encoded by the exons ATGAACGCTCCAGATAGATTTGAATTGTTCATCTTACCAGATGGCGTTGAAAA AATCAAGATCATCCCAGATACGAAGGTGCCCAATGCTGCCATCATAAAGATCGAGAGAGAAGATCACACACTAGCGAATTTGCTACGTGCACAGCTAGCCAAAGATGACAAAGTTATTTTTGCCGCTTACAAGGTGGAGCACCCGCTTTTTGCCAACTTCGTTTTGAGAATCCAAACGGAGGATGACTACACACCGAGGGacgctttgaagaatgcaTGCTCCAACCTCATTTCCGAGTTGGACATTCTTAAAACCAAATTCAAGGACGAGTGGGCTCTTAAGTCCTTGCTTAACAACGATGACTACTAA